TGAATACCAGTTTTGAATAGGGTACTACTTCTTTGTACTCGCCAATGCACCAGCAGTCGCCATATTGCGGATTAGAAATGCAGGAGTGGAATTTTCCGTTTTTTTCTACGTTGATACTTTTGAAATGAATGGTGCATCCATCGGGTGCATACCATTTTACAAGTAGATTAGGATCTGTCCATGCTGCAAAAACTTTTTCAATGCCGGCATCGAAGGTTTCTTCGATTAAGACTTCATTTTTTTTGTTGCTGTTTTCCATAACTTTTCTTTTTTGAATGTTTATTGATATTGTTTGATAACGATACTGTGTCTTGTTCAAGCAACTTTTTTAATGCTTGAAGTCTGTTTTTCCATAGTAAGTGATATTGTTGTACCCATTCGTGCACTTCGTTTAATTTCTCCAAGTTGGCTTCGCAGTAGCGTTCTCTGCCTTGCTGCTTTATATGTAGCAAACCGCATTCCGATAGTATTTTTAGGTGT
The sequence above is drawn from the Chitinophagales bacterium genome and encodes:
- a CDS encoding SRPBCC domain-containing protein, with amino-acid sequence MENSNKKNEVLIEETFDAGIEKVFAAWTDPNLLVKWYAPDGCTIHFKSINVEKNGKFHSCISNPQYGDCWCIGEYKEVVPYSKLVFTMINADENGNQINPQSIGMDPEWPAETLVTILLTEENGKTKLQLHQTVLQEIAQRTGAYPSWLQMLHNMRSLLN
- a CDS encoding helix-turn-helix transcriptional regulator, with translation METRRDVFQAIADPTRRAIIGMIAEQPTRINSIAEQFDVSRQAISLHLKILSECGLLHIKQQGRERYCEANLEKLNEVHEWVQQYHLLWKNRLQALKKLLEQDTVSLSNNINKHSKKKSYGKQQQKK